Below is a genomic region from Pseudazoarcus pumilus.
CGCTCGAGGATTTCGTCGACCACGTCGTACCCGAGTTGCAGCGCCGCGGCCTGTTCCGGCGCGAGTACGAGTCCGCCACGCTGCGCGGCCACCTCGGCCTGACGCGGCCGGAGTGCCGGCGTGGGTGAACTGAACATCGTCGGCTGTGGTCGCGCGGCACGCACGCTGGCGCGGCTGTGGGCTGCGGCCGGCACACTCACCATCGGCGACGTGCTGACGCGCTCGCCGGCCAGCGCAGCCGAGGCCGTGGCTTTCATCGGTGAGGGCCACGCGGCAGCCTCGTTCGACGACATGCGCCCGGCCGCGCTGTGGCTGCTGGGTGTGCCGGACCGCGACATCGCCGCCTGCGCGCAGGCGCTCGCTGAGAGCGCTCGCGTGCGCCCCGGTGACGGCGTGTTTCACCTGTCCGGCTTTACGCCGTCGGCCGCGCTCGCCCCGCTGGCGGCGCGCGGCGCGCGCATCGCCAGCGTGCATCCGGTGATGAGCTTCGCCGACCCGGGCATCGCAATCACCCGCTTTGCCGGCACGCCCTGCGGGGTCGAGGGCGATGCGGGACTGGCGGCCGAACTCGATCATCTGTTCGTCGCGATCGGTGGTACGCCGTTCGCGCTCGATGGCGAACGCAAGCCGCTCTATCACGCCGGCTCGGTGTTCGCGTCGAACTTCCTGGTCGTGATCCTCGACGCCGCGAGCCGCGCCTATGTCGATGCCGGCGTGCCGCCGGAAACCGCCGACGCGATGCTCGCCGCGATCTCGCGCGGCGCGCTGGAGAACGTGCTCGCGCTGGGCGGCCCGCACGCGCTCACCGGCCCGGCCGCACGCGGCGATCGCGAGGTGGTCGCCCTCCAGCAAGGCGTGGTGTCGGCCTGGGACGCGGACGCCGGCCGCGCCTACGATGCACTGAGCGCGCTCGCCTTCGCACTTGCTGCGCGGCGCGACGCGACGGAGTCGGGCGCGCAGTGACCATCTCGAAAACCCGCGTTCTGCGCCTGCTGGTGACGCTGCGTCGCTATCGCGGTGCTCTGGCGCTGTTCGGTTTCCTTTCGGGTGTGGCCAGTTTCATGCTGGTCGATCGTCAGGAGGAGAGCTTCGCTCGCGTCATTGCCCTGGTCATGCTCGTGAGCTGGCCCTGGCTGTTGCTCGAGAACGTGCTGCGTCGCTGGCTGGACGTGCGCTTTCATTTCCGGCTGCCGGCTCCGCTGCTGCGTTACGCGACGCAGATGATCCACCAGGAGAGCCTGTTCTTCGTCCTGCCCTTTTTGTTCTTCGCGACGACCTGGAGCAGCGGCCAGGCGGTGTTCACCGGGCTCATTGGCTGTGCGGCGCTGGTGTCGGTACTCGATCCCGTCTACTACAAGTGGCTTGCGCCGCGCCGCTGGCTGTTCCTGGGATTTCACACGCTGGCACTGTTCGTCGTGCTGCTCACGGCCCTGCCCATCCTGCTCAACGTGCCCACGCACCAGACCTATCTGTATGCGCTGTTCGCCGCCGTGCTGCTGTCTTTTCCCAGCCTCGCTGCGGTAATCCGTGCGCGCACGCGCTGGCGCGGCTTGCTGCTCGCGGGTCTGGTGGTGGCGCTGGGCGCGTTCGGCTGGGTGGGTCGCTTCTGGGTGCCGCCGTCTACGCTGCGGCTGACCGACATCCAGCTCGCGCTGGAAATGGATCGAGAGCGCCGCGCGCCCAGCGTGCCGGTGTCGCAGGTGTCGGTCGAGCGGCTGCACCGCGATGGCCTGTTCGCCTATACCGCGATCCATGCGCCGCTGGGCCTGCAGGAACGCATCTTCCACGTGTGGATGCTCGACGGGGAGGAAGTCGACCGCATTCCGCTTGAAATCCAGGGCGGACGCGAGCGGGGCTACCGCGCCTGGACGCACAAGCTCAACTTCCCCGAGGACTCGGGCGGGCGCTGGCGCGTCGAGGTCGTCACCGAGTCCGGCCAGATGATCGGCAGAGGTCGTTTCCGCACGGTCGCGGAGACTCCGGCGCCGGACTGAGCCAGGCCGCTGCCGGGTCGGTGGGCATGGGGATTGCTTTTCAACGTACATCCCGTTGCCAGTCCGGCGCGAGCGGTTCCGGCCGTCGCCCGGCCGCCCGATGAACGAAGATTCCGCGATCCACGCTCCACAGGCGCCCGCCGCCGATGCGGTGCAGCGCGTCGTCAAGGTCCGCCGCGACTACAACACCTGGGTCGCGAACGAGACCATGGAGGACTACGCGCTGCGCTTCACGCCGCGCAGCTTCCGCCGCTGGTCGGCGCTGCGGGTGGGCAACACCGCCTTCGGGTCGGCATCGTTTCTGGTGCTCGAGGCGGTGGGCGCGACCATGCTGGTGGGCTACGGCTTCATCAACAGCTTCTGGGCCATCCTCGCGATCGGACTGATCATCTTCCTCACCGGCCTGCCGATCAGCCTGCATGCCGCGCGCCATGGCGTGGACATGGACCTGCTCACGCGCGGTTCGGGCTTCGGCTACATCGGCTCGACCATCTCGTCGCTGGTCTATGCCTGCTTCACCTTCATCCTGTTCGCGCTCGAAGCGGCCATCATGGCCTACGCGCTGGAACTGGCCTTTCACATCCCGCCGGCGTGGGGTTATCTGATCTGTGCGCTGGTGGTGATTCCGCTGGTCACGCACGGCATCACCGTGATCAGCCGCATCCAGACTTTCACGCAGCCCATCTGGCTGTTCCTGCTGGCGCTGCCCTTCCTCTATGTGTTGAACCAGGACGCAACCGTGCTGCAGGCGCTTTGGCACTATCCCGGTGCATCGGGCGAGGCGGGCGGATTCAACTGGCACCTTTTTGGTGCGGCAATGACGGTCGGGATCGCGCTGATCACCCAGATGGGGGAGCAGGCCGACTATCTGCGCTTCATGCCGGAGCGTACCGAGTCCAACAAGGGGCGCTGGCTCACCGGCGTGGTGCTCGGCGGCCCCGGCTGGGTCGTGATGGGCGTGATCAAGATGCTCGGCGGCGCGCTGCTGGCGTGGATGCTGCTCGAACAGGGGGTGGCGGTCGAAAAGGCCGTGGACCCCAACCAGATGTATCTGCTGGGCTTCGGCCTGGTGTTCGATTCGGTGGCGTGGGCGGTCGGCGTGACCGCGCTGTTCGTGATCGTCTCGCAGCTCAAGATCAACGTCACCAACGCCTACGCCGGCTCGCTGGCGTGGTCGAACTTCTTCTCGCGCTTGACCCACAGCCACCCGGGGCGCGTGGTGTGGGTGGTGTTCAACGTGCTGATCGCACTGCTGCTCATGGAGATGAACGTCTTCGGCGCGCTCGGCCAGGTGCTGGGGCTGTACTCGAACGTGGCGATCTCGTGGATCGTCGCGGTGGTGGCCGATCTGGTCATCAACAAGCCGATGGGCTGGTCGCCCAGGGGCATCGAATTCAAGCGCAGCCATCTGTACGACATCAACCCGGTGGGTGTCGGCGCGATGGGGGTGGCATCCATATTGTCGGTGGCGACCTTCGTGGGTCTGTTCGGCGAAGGCATCCAGCCCTTCGCGCCCTTCGTCGCGATGATTGCCGCCCTGGTGGTGTCGCCGCTGATTGCGTGGTGGACGCAGGGCCGCTACTACCTCGCGCGAGCGCCCGAGCCTCCGGTCGAGGGCCAGCGCAAATGCACCATCTGCAAGCAGTACTTCGAGGTCGAGGACACCAGTTTCTGCCCGGCCTATCGCGGCACCATCTGCTCGCTGTGCTGCACGCTGGACGCGCGCTGTGGCGACCTGTGCAAGCCGCACGCGCGTATCTCGGCGCAATGGGCGGCGCTGTTGCAGCGCTGTCTGCCGGCGCGGTTGCGGCCCTACCTGGACGCCGGGCTGGGCCATTATCTGCTGCTGACCGGCGGAGTCGTGTCCTTCCTCGCCCTGCTGCTCGGGCTGATCTACGTGCATGAGGCGCAGGCGCTGGGGCCGGAAGCGGCCGGGACACTCGACGGCGTGTTCCTCAAGGTCTTCGTCGCGCTGTTGATCGTCGCCGGCACCGGCGCATGGTGGATGGTGCTCACGCACAAGAGCCGGCATGTCGCGCAGCAGGAATCCAATCGCCAGACGCAATTGCTGGTGCGAGAGATCGAGTCGCACAAGCGCACCGACGAGCAGCTGCAGAACGCCCGCCGCGTCGCGGAGCAGGCCAACTCGGCCAAGAGCCGCTACCTGACCGCGATCAGCCACGAACTGCGCACGCCGCTCAACAGCATTCTCGGTTATGCGCAGATCCTCGACGCCGACGAGGCGATCCCGCCCAATCGGCGGCCGGCCGTTGGCGTGATCCGCAAGGGCGGCGAGCATCTGCTGTCGCTGATCGAGGGCACGCTCGACATCGCCCGCATCGAGGGCGGCAAGCTCACGCTGGACGTGCGCCCGCTGGCCTTCCCGGCCTTCATGCGCCAGATCGTCGGCATGTTCGAACTGCAGGCACGCGACAAGGGTCTGCGCTTCACCTACGAACCGGCCGAACCACTGCCCGAGGTCGTGCGTGCCGACGAGAAGCGTCTGCGCCAGATCCTCATCAACATCATCGGCAACGCCGTGAAGTTCACCGCGCGCGGCACGGTGCGCGTGCGTCTGTCCTGGCGTCACGAGATGGCCACCATCGAGGTCGAGGATTCCGGCCCCGGCATCGAGCCCGAAGAGCGCGCGCGCATCTTCGAGCCCTTCGAGCGCGGCCGCTCGGCGCGCGCCGGCGCGACCGCCGGCACCGGCCTGGGTCTGACCATCAGCCGCATGCTCACCGACCTGATGGGTGGCCAGATGAGCGTCGACAGCACGCCCGGTCAGGGCAGCACCTTCCGCGTGCGTCTGTTCCTGCCGCAATTGCACGGCAAGCAGGCCGAACAGGCCCTGCCGCGTGTGCGCCGCATCGGCTACAAGGGCGTGCGTCGGCGCGTCCTCGTCGTCGACAACGAGCGCGTCGATCGCGAGCTTCTGGTCTCGGTGCTCGAGCCGCTGGGTTTCGAGGTCGCCCAGGCGACGTCCGGCGAGGAGTGCCTGGAGCGCATCGGCGACGTGCGCCCGCATCTGGTGTTCATGGATCTGGCGATGGGTGGCATCGACGGCTGGGAGACGCTGCGCCGTCTGCGTGCCGGGCCGCACGCGGATGTGCCGGCCGCGATCCTGTCGGCCAACGCCTTCGACCGCAACCTCGACAACGATGTCGGCATCGGCCCCGAGGACTTCATGCTCAAGCCCATTCGCGTCGACGACCTGCTCGGATGGATCGGCCGTCG
It encodes:
- a CDS encoding DUF5924 family protein — protein: MTISKTRVLRLLVTLRRYRGALALFGFLSGVASFMLVDRQEESFARVIALVMLVSWPWLLLENVLRRWLDVRFHFRLPAPLLRYATQMIHQESLFFVLPFLFFATTWSSGQAVFTGLIGCAALVSVLDPVYYKWLAPRRWLFLGFHTLALFVVLLTALPILLNVPTHQTYLYALFAAVLLSFPSLAAVIRARTRWRGLLLAGLVVALGAFGWVGRFWVPPSTLRLTDIQLALEMDRERRAPSVPVSQVSVERLHRDGLFAYTAIHAPLGLQERIFHVWMLDGEEVDRIPLEIQGGRERGYRAWTHKLNFPEDSGGRWRVEVVTESGQMIGRGRFRTVAETPAPD
- a CDS encoding Rossmann-like and DUF2520 domain-containing protein, whose product is MGELNIVGCGRAARTLARLWAAAGTLTIGDVLTRSPASAAEAVAFIGEGHAAASFDDMRPAALWLLGVPDRDIAACAQALAESARVRPGDGVFHLSGFTPSAALAPLAARGARIASVHPVMSFADPGIAITRFAGTPCGVEGDAGLAAELDHLFVAIGGTPFALDGERKPLYHAGSVFASNFLVVILDAASRAYVDAGVPPETADAMLAAISRGALENVLALGGPHALTGPAARGDREVVALQQGVVSAWDADAGRAYDALSALAFALAARRDATESGAQ
- a CDS encoding hybrid sensor histidine kinase/response regulator translates to MNEDSAIHAPQAPAADAVQRVVKVRRDYNTWVANETMEDYALRFTPRSFRRWSALRVGNTAFGSASFLVLEAVGATMLVGYGFINSFWAILAIGLIIFLTGLPISLHAARHGVDMDLLTRGSGFGYIGSTISSLVYACFTFILFALEAAIMAYALELAFHIPPAWGYLICALVVIPLVTHGITVISRIQTFTQPIWLFLLALPFLYVLNQDATVLQALWHYPGASGEAGGFNWHLFGAAMTVGIALITQMGEQADYLRFMPERTESNKGRWLTGVVLGGPGWVVMGVIKMLGGALLAWMLLEQGVAVEKAVDPNQMYLLGFGLVFDSVAWAVGVTALFVIVSQLKINVTNAYAGSLAWSNFFSRLTHSHPGRVVWVVFNVLIALLLMEMNVFGALGQVLGLYSNVAISWIVAVVADLVINKPMGWSPRGIEFKRSHLYDINPVGVGAMGVASILSVATFVGLFGEGIQPFAPFVAMIAALVVSPLIAWWTQGRYYLARAPEPPVEGQRKCTICKQYFEVEDTSFCPAYRGTICSLCCTLDARCGDLCKPHARISAQWAALLQRCLPARLRPYLDAGLGHYLLLTGGVVSFLALLLGLIYVHEAQALGPEAAGTLDGVFLKVFVALLIVAGTGAWWMVLTHKSRHVAQQESNRQTQLLVREIESHKRTDEQLQNARRVAEQANSAKSRYLTAISHELRTPLNSILGYAQILDADEAIPPNRRPAVGVIRKGGEHLLSLIEGTLDIARIEGGKLTLDVRPLAFPAFMRQIVGMFELQARDKGLRFTYEPAEPLPEVVRADEKRLRQILINIIGNAVKFTARGTVRVRLSWRHEMATIEVEDSGPGIEPEERARIFEPFERGRSARAGATAGTGLGLTISRMLTDLMGGQMSVDSTPGQGSTFRVRLFLPQLHGKQAEQALPRVRRIGYKGVRRRVLVVDNERVDRELLVSVLEPLGFEVAQATSGEECLERIGDVRPHLVFMDLAMGGIDGWETLRRLRAGPHADVPAAILSANAFDRNLDNDVGIGPEDFMLKPIRVDDLLGWIGRRLDLEWVCAEASPEPPPAPMPAAADPMKLPPAAARRELDAVIELGYPRGILARLVEIENAHPECGEFVRIAREMTRAFRFDVLRDMLRGDIATTEDDDDH